A stretch of the Mycolicibacterium celeriflavum genome encodes the following:
- a CDS encoding adenylate kinase: MRVVLLGPPGAGKGTQAQKLSEKLGIPQISTGDLFRQNIGDGTPLGLEAKRYLDAGDLVPSELTNKLVEDRIEQPDAVDGFILDGYPRSVEQAKALDEMLKRHDTKLDAVLEFKVSEDELFKRLKARGRDDDTEDVIRNRMQVYRDETYPLLEYYSHNNLQQVDAIGALDEVFARALQALGK, translated from the coding sequence GTGAGAGTCGTTCTGCTCGGACCACCCGGTGCCGGTAAGGGCACGCAGGCCCAGAAGCTCTCCGAGAAGCTCGGCATCCCGCAGATCTCGACAGGCGACCTGTTTCGGCAGAACATCGGCGACGGCACCCCGCTCGGCCTGGAAGCCAAGCGCTACCTCGACGCGGGTGATCTGGTGCCATCGGAGTTGACGAACAAGCTGGTCGAGGACCGCATCGAGCAGCCCGACGCGGTGGACGGGTTCATCCTCGACGGCTACCCCCGCTCGGTGGAGCAGGCGAAGGCGCTCGACGAGATGCTCAAGCGCCACGACACCAAACTCGACGCGGTGCTGGAGTTCAAGGTTTCCGAGGACGAGTTGTTCAAGCGGCTCAAGGCCCGCGGCCGCGACGATGACACCGAAGACGTGATCCGCAACCGGATGCAGGTCTATCGCGACGAGACCTATCCGCTGCTGGAGTACTACAGCCACAACAACCTGCAACAGGTCGACGCGATCGGCGCTCTGGACGAGGTCTTCGCGCGGGCGCTGCAGGCGCTCGGTAAGTAG
- a CDS encoding class I SAM-dependent methyltransferase, whose protein sequence is MARTDNDTWDLASSVGATATMVAAARAIASTGDDPLICDPYAEPLVRAVGVDFFTRLAGGDLKLEDLDADNAAVGMARMTDNMAVRTKFFDEFFEDAGSAGIRQAVILASGLDARSYRLAWPAGMTVYEIDQPEVIAFKSRTLAEFGAEPTAELRCVSIDLRFDWPAALKEAGFDPAVPTAWSAEGLLGYLPPEAQDNLLDTITELSAPGSRVAVESGPTSTAPEDREKMLERMQEAAQRWREHGFELDFAELVYIGDRNEAGGYLSDRGWRLTRRTVGELLAASGLPQLPDDEGGAHFSELQYVSGILES, encoded by the coding sequence ATGGCACGGACGGACAATGACACCTGGGATCTGGCCTCGAGCGTCGGCGCGACGGCGACCATGGTCGCGGCGGCGCGGGCGATCGCGAGCACCGGTGATGACCCGCTGATCTGCGATCCGTACGCCGAACCGCTGGTGCGCGCCGTCGGCGTCGACTTCTTCACCCGCCTCGCCGGCGGTGATCTCAAGCTCGAGGATCTCGATGCCGACAACGCGGCGGTCGGGATGGCCCGGATGACCGACAACATGGCCGTGCGGACCAAGTTCTTCGACGAGTTCTTCGAAGACGCGGGCAGCGCAGGGATTCGCCAGGCGGTGATCCTGGCGTCGGGACTCGACGCGCGGTCCTACCGGCTGGCGTGGCCGGCCGGTATGACGGTCTACGAGATCGACCAGCCCGAGGTCATCGCGTTCAAGAGCCGGACGCTGGCCGAGTTCGGCGCCGAACCGACCGCCGAACTCAGGTGCGTGTCCATCGACCTGCGATTCGACTGGCCCGCCGCGTTGAAGGAGGCCGGGTTCGACCCGGCGGTACCCACGGCGTGGAGCGCCGAGGGTCTGCTCGGCTATCTGCCGCCGGAGGCCCAGGACAACCTGCTCGACACCATCACCGAGCTGAGCGCCCCCGGCAGCCGGGTGGCCGTCGAAAGCGGCCCGACCAGCACTGCCCCCGAGGACCGCGAGAAGATGCTCGAGCGCATGCAGGAGGCCGCGCAGCGGTGGCGCGAGCACGGCTTCGAACTCGATTTCGCCGAACTCGTCTACATCGGCGATCGCAACGAGGCCGGCGGCTATCTGTCCGACCGCGGCTGGCGACTGACCCGCCGCACCGTCGGTGAACTGCTGGCCGCCAGCGGCCTGCCGCAACTGCCCGACGACGAAGGCGGTGCCCACTTCAGCGAGCTGCAGTACGTCAGCGGGATACTCGAGTCGTGA
- the sppA gene encoding signal peptide peptidase SppA, whose product MPAFLPGLPALPGPDTLRALTRRVDTARHNGVPNGCVLELDLLSVPEESGGFDPFALLAGAGKPLLLGEAVSAIHRAAEDPRVAGLIARVQYPVAAAGPVQELRSAIAAFSDVKPSVAWAETYPGTLSYYLATAFREIWLQPSGTVGLVGFATNALFLRGALDKAGLEAQLVARGEYKSAANRFTQERYTDAHREADERVIQSLYEQVLAAVSESRHIEPGDVNALADRAPLLRDDAVAARLIDRIGFRDEAYARIAELVGASEVSDADADSEDAPPRLYLSRYARATAERHGLPTPPIPGRKAKATIAVVTVHGTIVSGRGGPRPLLGSSNVGGDTIAAALREVGTDEDVSAVVLRVDTPGGSISGSETIWREVTRIRDKGKPVVASMGAVAASGGYYVSMGADEIVANPGTITGSIGVVAGKFVARELKDRLGIGFDSVRTNANADAWSINEPFSDEQRAQLDTETDLYYRDFVERVAQGRSMSVTDVEAIARGRVWTGADALERRLVDHLGGLREAVTRAKVLIGLDPDADVRIVGYPGSSLLDRLRPKPSSQPAAASVPEAVAALLGQSVAQVFSGAERSLGGVRALWLGDYRF is encoded by the coding sequence ATGCCAGCATTCCTGCCCGGACTACCGGCCTTGCCCGGCCCCGACACCCTGCGCGCGCTGACCCGGCGCGTCGACACCGCCCGCCACAACGGTGTGCCGAACGGGTGCGTGCTCGAACTCGACCTTCTGTCCGTGCCCGAGGAATCCGGCGGGTTCGACCCGTTCGCCTTGCTCGCCGGCGCCGGCAAGCCCCTGCTGCTCGGGGAGGCCGTCTCGGCGATTCACCGGGCCGCCGAGGACCCCAGGGTCGCGGGCCTGATTGCGCGGGTCCAGTATCCCGTCGCCGCTGCCGGTCCGGTGCAGGAATTGCGCTCGGCCATCGCGGCGTTCAGCGATGTGAAGCCCTCGGTGGCGTGGGCCGAGACCTACCCGGGGACACTTTCGTACTACCTGGCGACGGCTTTTCGGGAGATCTGGCTGCAACCGTCGGGCACCGTGGGGTTGGTCGGTTTCGCCACCAACGCGCTGTTCCTGCGCGGCGCGCTGGACAAGGCGGGTCTCGAGGCGCAACTCGTCGCTCGCGGCGAATACAAGTCCGCGGCGAACCGTTTCACGCAGGAGCGTTACACCGATGCCCACCGCGAAGCAGACGAGCGGGTGATCCAGAGCCTGTACGAACAGGTGCTGGCCGCGGTGTCGGAATCCCGCCACATCGAGCCCGGCGACGTCAATGCGCTCGCGGATCGGGCGCCGCTGCTGCGTGACGATGCGGTTGCCGCGCGGCTGATCGACCGGATAGGTTTCCGCGACGAGGCCTACGCCCGGATCGCCGAACTCGTTGGCGCATCGGAGGTTAGCGATGCTGACGCGGACTCCGAGGACGCGCCCCCGCGGCTGTACCTGTCGCGGTATGCGCGGGCCACCGCCGAACGCCATGGCCTGCCGACACCGCCGATCCCGGGACGAAAAGCCAAGGCGACGATCGCCGTGGTGACCGTGCACGGAACGATTGTCAGCGGTCGAGGTGGCCCGCGGCCACTGCTGGGCAGTTCGAACGTCGGCGGTGACACCATCGCCGCGGCACTGCGCGAGGTGGGCACCGACGAGGACGTGTCGGCGGTCGTGCTGCGGGTCGACACACCGGGCGGATCCATCAGCGGTTCGGAGACGATCTGGCGCGAGGTGACACGGATACGCGACAAGGGCAAGCCCGTGGTCGCGTCGATGGGAGCGGTCGCGGCATCGGGCGGGTACTACGTGTCGATGGGCGCCGACGAGATCGTCGCCAACCCCGGCACGATCACCGGATCGATCGGTGTGGTGGCGGGAAAATTCGTCGCTCGCGAGCTCAAAGACCGTCTCGGCATTGGCTTCGATTCTGTGCGCACCAACGCGAACGCGGACGCCTGGTCGATTAACGAGCCGTTCAGCGATGAGCAACGCGCACAGCTCGACACTGAAACCGACTTGTATTACCGGGATTTCGTCGAACGTGTGGCGCAAGGCCGATCGATGAGCGTCACGGATGTCGAGGCGATCGCGCGCGGCCGGGTGTGGACCGGCGCCGACGCGCTCGAGCGCCGGTTGGTCGACCACCTCGGCGGCTTGCGCGAGGCGGTGACCCGGGCCAAAGTGCTGATCGGATTGGATCCCGACGCCGACGTGCGCATCGTCGGGTATCCGGGCTCGTCGCTGCTGGACCGGTTGCGGCCCAAGCCGTCATCGCAACCAGCGGCGGCGTCGGTGCCAGAAGCTGTTGCCGCACTGCTCGGTCAGTCGGTGGCGCAGGTGTTCAGTGGCGCCGAGCGGTCGCTGGGCGGGGTGAGGGCGCTCTGGCTCGGCGACTACCGCTTCTAG
- a CDS encoding sigma-70 family RNA polymerase sigma factor yields MDDPEATVVRVLYEEHAAAIWRYAVRLTGDTARAEDVVQETLLRAWRHPEVTADSTRSARAWLFTVARNLIIDERRSARFRRESGTPDMEATADRAGPDEVEAALDRMMLGEAIGGLSEEHRAVISRAYYQGWTTAQIADDLRIAEGTVKSRLHYGVRALKLKLEEMGVTR; encoded by the coding sequence TTGGACGACCCGGAGGCGACCGTCGTGCGGGTGCTCTACGAGGAGCACGCCGCCGCGATCTGGCGTTATGCGGTACGGCTGACGGGTGATACGGCCCGGGCGGAGGATGTCGTGCAGGAGACGCTGCTGCGAGCGTGGCGCCACCCCGAGGTGACGGCCGACAGCACGAGGTCGGCGCGGGCCTGGTTGTTCACCGTGGCCCGTAACCTGATCATCGACGAGCGGCGCAGCGCCCGGTTCCGCAGGGAGTCCGGCACCCCCGACATGGAGGCAACCGCGGACCGGGCCGGACCCGACGAGGTGGAGGCTGCCTTGGACCGAATGATGCTCGGCGAAGCCATCGGCGGACTGTCCGAGGAGCATCGCGCGGTCATCAGCCGCGCGTATTACCAGGGTTGGACGACCGCGCAGATCGCCGACGACCTGCGCATCGCGGAGGGCACGGTGAAGTCGCGCCTGCACTACGGGGTTCGAGCACTCAAGCTCAAGTTGGAGGAAATGGGGGTGACACGGTGA
- the map gene encoding type I methionyl aminopeptidase encodes MGLMGLRSRKVVPQRTPGELDAMAVAGALVASALAAVRQAAGPGVSTLTLDEVAESVIRDGGGVPSFLGYHGYPASICSSVNDRVVHGIPSSRETLAPGDLVSIDCGAIVDGWHGDSAITFGIGTLIPVDEALSQATKEAMEAGAAAMVPGNRLTDVSHAIETATRAAEKRYGRTFGIVDGYGGHGIGRQMHMDPFLPNEGAPGRGPHLAVGSVLAIEPMLTLGTTKTLVLDDEWTVITADGSRAAHWEHTVAATENGPRILTQGS; translated from the coding sequence ATGGGCCTGATGGGTCTGCGCAGCCGCAAAGTCGTACCGCAGCGCACACCCGGTGAGCTCGACGCGATGGCCGTCGCCGGCGCGCTGGTGGCCTCGGCCCTGGCCGCGGTACGTCAGGCCGCCGGCCCCGGGGTATCCACGCTGACGCTGGACGAGGTCGCCGAGTCGGTGATCCGCGACGGCGGCGGTGTGCCGTCGTTCCTGGGCTACCACGGCTACCCGGCCAGCATCTGCTCGTCGGTCAACGATCGTGTGGTGCATGGCATTCCGTCTTCCCGTGAGACGCTGGCCCCCGGCGATCTGGTGTCCATCGACTGCGGCGCCATCGTCGACGGCTGGCACGGCGACTCGGCGATCACGTTCGGCATAGGGACGCTGATCCCGGTCGACGAGGCGCTGTCGCAGGCCACCAAGGAGGCCATGGAAGCCGGTGCGGCCGCGATGGTGCCGGGCAACCGGCTCACCGACGTATCGCACGCCATCGAGACCGCCACGCGCGCCGCCGAGAAGCGTTACGGCCGCACGTTCGGCATCGTCGACGGCTACGGCGGACACGGCATCGGCAGGCAGATGCACATGGACCCGTTCCTGCCCAACGAGGGCGCGCCGGGCCGCGGACCCCATCTGGCGGTCGGCTCGGTGTTGGCCATCGAACCGATGCTGACCCTGGGCACCACCAAAACGCTCGTGCTCGACGACGAGTGGACCGTCATCACCGCCGACGGATCGCGGGCGGCGCACTGGGAGCACACCGTGGCGGCCACCGAGAACGGGCCCCGCATCCTCACCCAGGGTTCTTGA
- a CDS encoding flavin-containing monooxygenase, translated as MTAQHFDVLIIGAGLSGIGTACQLSTALPSKTFTLLERRERLGGTWDLFRYPGIRSDADMTTLGYGFRLWRDPRVLADGAAIRRYLAETAVEYGVDKNIRYGLRAVSADWSSTDVTWTITAVDEATGQLCTYTCDFLINCAGYYDYDTGYSPEFPGIEGYTGQTVHPQHWPEDLDYKGKKVVVVGSGATAVTLVPAMAADAEHVTMLQRSPSYVFSLPGYDKISEALSRVLPSKWVWAMARRRNVLLQRKMFLAFRRWPHQSRRFMLWFMRRQLGPTFDMSHFTPTYMPWDERMCMASDGDLFDALKSGDASVVTDKIERFTETGILLNSGHELEADIVVTATGLNLKMLGGMRLTIDGSIVLLGEKMAYKGILVQDIPNFAVVFGYTSAAYTLKSDLAGAYLCRLLSHMMERRYTAVLPHDSEGCVTSAGVFDTLKSGYIRRGGNQMPRQGSKLPWKTLMHYERDRHLLLKESVADGVLLFTEAPLRLAESSGVS; from the coding sequence ATGACCGCCCAACACTTCGACGTCTTGATCATCGGAGCCGGTTTGTCCGGAATCGGCACGGCATGCCAGTTGAGCACGGCTCTGCCGAGCAAGACCTTCACCCTTCTGGAGCGACGCGAGCGACTCGGGGGCACCTGGGATCTATTCCGATATCCCGGTATCCGCTCGGATGCCGATATGACCACGCTCGGATACGGGTTCCGCCTTTGGAGGGACCCCCGTGTGCTCGCCGACGGCGCAGCGATCCGCCGGTATCTGGCCGAGACGGCGGTGGAGTACGGCGTCGACAAAAACATTCGGTACGGACTGAGGGCCGTCAGTGCTGATTGGTCGTCAACTGATGTCACGTGGACTATCACCGCGGTGGACGAAGCGACTGGGCAACTCTGCACGTACACTTGCGATTTCCTCATCAACTGCGCCGGCTACTACGACTACGACACCGGATACTCTCCTGAGTTTCCCGGTATCGAGGGGTACACCGGCCAGACGGTACATCCGCAGCACTGGCCGGAGGATCTCGACTACAAAGGCAAGAAGGTGGTCGTGGTCGGCAGCGGCGCAACGGCAGTCACGCTCGTGCCGGCGATGGCCGCTGACGCGGAACACGTCACCATGCTTCAGCGTTCACCGTCGTACGTCTTCTCGTTGCCGGGTTACGACAAGATCTCCGAAGCGTTGTCCCGTGTCCTGCCGTCGAAGTGGGTATGGGCGATGGCCCGCAGGCGCAACGTACTTCTGCAGCGCAAGATGTTTCTCGCATTCCGTCGCTGGCCGCACCAGTCGCGCCGGTTCATGCTGTGGTTCATGCGGCGCCAGCTCGGGCCGACGTTCGACATGAGCCACTTCACGCCGACATACATGCCTTGGGACGAACGCATGTGCATGGCGTCCGACGGTGATTTGTTCGATGCGCTTAAATCCGGTGACGCATCGGTGGTGACCGACAAGATCGAGAGATTCACTGAAACAGGCATTCTCCTGAATTCCGGACACGAACTCGAAGCGGATATCGTCGTAACGGCGACTGGCTTGAACCTGAAGATGCTCGGTGGCATGCGGCTCACGATCGACGGCTCGATCGTCTTGCTGGGCGAGAAGATGGCCTATAAGGGCATCCTTGTACAGGACATCCCCAACTTTGCGGTGGTGTTCGGCTACACCAGCGCTGCCTACACGCTGAAATCTGACCTCGCGGGCGCGTATCTGTGCCGTCTCCTCAGCCACATGATGGAACGGCGCTACACCGCGGTGTTACCTCACGACAGTGAGGGGTGCGTGACGTCGGCCGGCGTGTTCGACACCCTGAAGTCTGGTTACATTCGGCGAGGTGGCAACCAGATGCCGCGCCAGGGATCAAAGCTGCCGTGGAAAACATTGATGCACTACGAGAGGGACCGCCATTTGCTCCTCAAGGAGTCGGTAGCCGACGGCGTGCTGCTGTTCACCGAGGCGCCGCTGAGACTGGCCGAGTCATCCGGCGTAAGTTGA
- a CDS encoding class I SAM-dependent methyltransferase translates to MSRTDSDSWDLASSVGTTATMVAAARAIASREDDPLFEDPYAAPLVHAVGVDFFTRLVDGEIELNDVDGAGARFMARLIAVRTRFFDDFFRDAGAAGIRQAVILASGLDSRSYRLPWPAGTVVYEIDQPQVIEFKSATMASLGAAPAAELRTVGVDLREDWPKALRERGFDPGQPAAWSAEGLLVYLPPEAQDRLFDNIAALSAPGSRLATEYHPDAAATIGERSKAISRQWGENGLDLDISDLFYAGERSHVVDYLTGNGWNVSARNRPEVFARYGREFPETDLLAPMRDSLAIIATRN, encoded by the coding sequence GTGAGCCGGACCGATTCGGACAGCTGGGACCTGGCCTCCAGCGTGGGCACCACCGCGACGATGGTCGCGGCCGCCCGCGCGATCGCCAGTCGCGAGGACGACCCGCTGTTCGAGGACCCCTACGCCGCGCCGCTGGTGCATGCGGTCGGGGTCGATTTCTTCACGCGTCTGGTGGACGGTGAGATCGAGCTGAACGACGTCGACGGCGCGGGCGCGCGGTTCATGGCCCGCCTCATCGCGGTCCGCACCCGGTTCTTCGACGACTTCTTCCGCGATGCCGGGGCCGCTGGTATCCGGCAGGCGGTGATCCTGGCGTCGGGCCTGGACTCGCGGTCCTACCGGCTGCCCTGGCCGGCAGGCACCGTCGTCTACGAGATCGACCAGCCGCAAGTCATCGAATTCAAGTCGGCGACGATGGCCTCGCTCGGTGCCGCGCCGGCGGCCGAGCTGCGCACCGTGGGCGTCGACCTGCGCGAGGACTGGCCGAAAGCGTTGCGTGAGCGTGGTTTTGATCCCGGCCAACCGGCCGCTTGGAGCGCCGAGGGGCTGCTGGTGTACCTGCCGCCCGAAGCGCAGGACCGGCTTTTCGACAACATCGCCGCGCTCAGCGCACCGGGCAGCCGGCTCGCGACCGAATACCATCCGGACGCCGCGGCGACGATCGGCGAACGCAGCAAGGCGATCAGCAGGCAGTGGGGCGAGAACGGGTTGGACCTGGACATCTCCGACCTGTTCTACGCCGGCGAGCGCAGCCACGTCGTCGACTATCTCACTGGCAACGGCTGGAACGTATCCGCCCGCAACCGCCCCGAGGTGTTCGCACGATATGGCCGGGAGTTCCCCGAGACGGATCTGCTTGCGCCGATGCGCGATTCACTGGCAATCATCGCGACCCGAAACTGA
- a CDS encoding class I SAM-dependent methyltransferase has protein sequence MARTDDDTWDLGSSVGSTATMVAAQRALSHREGLIDDPYAEPLVRAVGLDFFVRALDGEISLDDIDPRFNARRAAEGMAVRTRHFDRLFTDAAAAGVRQAVILAAGLDARAYRLPWPAGSSVFELDQPDVIAFKSDTLAGLGAEATADRRAVAIDLRDDWPKALLANGFDPTQPTAWIAEGLLIYLPPEAQDLLFDRIDELSSPGSRVATEHIPDVSMFSDERSQEIAERLRTYGHDIEMGELIYHGERNDVIDYLTAHGWDVTTQKTRDAYAANGFEFPEDGPMGFFADMSYLSAVKH, from the coding sequence ATGGCCCGCACGGATGACGACACCTGGGACCTGGGGTCCAGCGTCGGCTCGACCGCGACGATGGTCGCCGCGCAGCGCGCGTTGAGCCACCGCGAAGGCCTGATCGACGACCCGTACGCCGAACCGCTGGTGCGCGCCGTCGGACTCGACTTCTTCGTGCGGGCGCTCGACGGCGAGATATCGCTGGACGACATCGACCCACGCTTCAACGCGCGTCGCGCCGCCGAGGGAATGGCGGTACGGACGCGCCACTTCGACCGGCTGTTCACCGACGCGGCCGCGGCGGGTGTCCGCCAGGCGGTGATCCTGGCCGCCGGCCTGGACGCGCGCGCCTACCGGCTGCCGTGGCCGGCGGGCTCGAGCGTCTTCGAGCTCGATCAGCCGGATGTCATCGCGTTCAAGAGCGACACGCTGGCCGGGCTGGGCGCCGAGGCAACTGCCGATCGCCGGGCCGTGGCGATCGACCTGCGCGACGACTGGCCGAAGGCGCTGCTGGCCAACGGTTTCGACCCGACGCAGCCGACCGCGTGGATCGCCGAGGGGCTGCTGATCTACCTGCCGCCGGAGGCGCAGGACCTGCTGTTCGACCGCATCGACGAGCTCAGCTCGCCGGGCAGTCGCGTCGCAACCGAGCACATCCCCGACGTCAGCATGTTCTCCGACGAGCGGTCACAGGAGATTGCCGAGCGGTTGCGGACCTACGGCCACGACATCGAGATGGGTGAGCTGATCTACCACGGCGAGCGCAACGACGTGATCGACTATCTGACCGCTCACGGATGGGACGTCACGACGCAGAAGACGCGGGATGCGTACGCGGCCAACGGGTTCGAGTTCCCCGAGGACGGACCCATGGGTTTCTTCGCCGACATGAGCTACCTGTCGGCGGTCAAGCACTGA
- the secY gene encoding preprotein translocase subunit SecY produces MLSAFISSLRTPDLRRKILFTLGIVILYRVGASIPSPGVNFPNIQTCIAEVSGGDAGQVYSLINLFSGGALLQLSVFAVGIMPYITASIIVQLLTVVIPRFEQLRKEGQSGQTKMTQYTRYLSIALAILQATSIVALAANGGLLQGCTLDIIQGQNEGLNIFTLVVIVLVMTAGAALLMWMGELVTERGIGNGMSLIIFASIASAMPGEGQAILESRGGLVFALVCLGALAIVVGVVFVEQGQRRIPVQYAKRMVGRKMYGGTSTYLPLKVNQAGVIPVIFASSLIYIPQLITQLIQSGSSNPNSTNWWSSFVANYLTDPSSPAYIAIYFLMIVFFTYFYVSITFNPDERADEMKKFGGFIPGIRPGQPTADYLRYVLSRITLPGSIYLGVIAVLPNMFLQVGASGPVQNLPFGGVGVLILVGVGLDTVKQIESQLMQRNYEGFLK; encoded by the coding sequence GTGCTCTCGGCTTTCATCTCTTCACTCAGGACACCCGACCTGAGGCGAAAGATCCTGTTCACCCTGGGCATCGTGATCCTTTACCGGGTCGGCGCCTCCATACCGTCTCCCGGCGTGAACTTCCCGAACATCCAGACGTGTATCGCGGAGGTCAGCGGCGGCGACGCCGGGCAGGTGTACTCGCTGATCAACTTGTTCTCCGGCGGAGCGCTGCTGCAGCTGTCGGTGTTCGCGGTGGGCATCATGCCGTACATCACGGCGAGCATCATCGTGCAGTTGTTGACCGTGGTGATCCCGCGGTTCGAGCAGCTGCGCAAGGAGGGGCAGTCCGGCCAGACCAAGATGACGCAGTACACGCGTTACCTCTCGATTGCGCTGGCCATTCTGCAGGCCACCAGCATCGTGGCGCTGGCCGCCAACGGCGGTTTGCTGCAGGGCTGCACGCTCGACATCATCCAGGGCCAGAACGAGGGGCTGAACATCTTCACCCTCGTCGTCATCGTGCTGGTGATGACGGCGGGCGCGGCGCTGCTGATGTGGATGGGCGAGCTGGTCACCGAGCGGGGCATCGGCAACGGCATGTCGCTGATCATCTTCGCGAGCATCGCCTCGGCGATGCCGGGCGAGGGTCAGGCCATTCTGGAGAGCCGCGGCGGCCTGGTGTTCGCGCTGGTGTGCCTCGGCGCGCTCGCGATCGTCGTCGGCGTGGTGTTCGTCGAGCAGGGCCAGCGCCGGATCCCGGTGCAGTACGCCAAGCGCATGGTCGGGCGCAAGATGTATGGCGGCACGTCCACCTACCTGCCGTTGAAGGTCAACCAGGCCGGCGTCATCCCGGTCATCTTCGCGTCGTCGCTGATCTACATTCCGCAGCTCATCACCCAGCTGATCCAGAGCGGAAGCTCCAATCCGAACAGCACCAACTGGTGGAGTTCGTTCGTCGCGAACTACCTCACGGATCCCAGTAGCCCGGCCTACATCGCGATCTACTTCCTGATGATCGTCTTCTTCACCTACTTCTACGTGTCGATCACGTTCAACCCGGACGAGCGCGCTGACGAGATGAAGAAGTTCGGCGGGTTCATCCCGGGCATCCGCCCAGGTCAACCGACCGCCGACTACCTGCGCTACGTGTTGAGCCGCATCACGCTGCCGGGCTCGATCTACCTCGGTGTCATCGCCGTCCTGCCGAACATGTTCCTTCAGGTCGGTGCCAGCGGCCCCGTGCAGAACCTGCCCTTCGGCGGTGTCGGAGTTCTGATCCTGGTCGGGGTCGGCTTGGATACCGTGAAACAGATCGAGAGCCAGCTGATGCAACGCAATTACGAAGGGTTCCTGAAGTGA
- a CDS encoding AraC family transcriptional regulator produces the protein MGAVVRAASLQGYVELVRGLGADPEHYMSRFGIPIDTEHHPDAFIPVADYACLLEVTAEELHRRDLGLRLTRLRGFDVIGPIAVIVRNSETVLEALKAVARFMYVHTPVLKVVIEERGDYVRVVLDVTEHFVPYPVQAYEANIGVAVRYMYLLAGPDAPMSISLLHSQHSPDAAYRQAFGCRVRFEQQWYGFEFPASVGARRIRDADPETKRIVIEYLEATYLPQTAPLSERVAEHARKMLPIGICSVHAIADHLGMHPRTLQRRLAAEGLRCQDVIDLERQAQAVRYLSVAGLHLNQIAALLGYSEQSAFNRSFRRWFGTTPREFRERAHL, from the coding sequence ATGGGTGCAGTGGTCCGCGCCGCTTCGCTGCAAGGTTACGTCGAACTTGTCAGAGGTCTCGGCGCAGACCCCGAGCACTACATGTCTCGATTCGGCATCCCCATCGATACCGAACATCATCCGGACGCGTTCATCCCTGTAGCCGACTATGCATGCCTTCTCGAAGTGACTGCCGAGGAACTGCATCGCCGGGATCTCGGGCTTCGCCTGACGCGGTTGCGAGGTTTCGACGTCATAGGTCCGATCGCCGTCATCGTGCGTAATTCGGAGACCGTGTTGGAGGCGCTGAAGGCGGTCGCCCGCTTCATGTATGTCCATACTCCGGTGTTGAAGGTGGTGATCGAGGAGCGAGGCGACTACGTGAGGGTCGTTCTCGATGTGACCGAGCACTTCGTGCCATATCCCGTTCAAGCGTATGAGGCCAACATCGGTGTCGCGGTTCGCTACATGTACCTCCTGGCAGGTCCGGACGCTCCAATGTCCATTTCGCTGCTCCACTCACAACACAGCCCGGACGCCGCGTACCGCCAGGCGTTCGGCTGCCGAGTGCGCTTCGAGCAGCAATGGTACGGGTTCGAGTTCCCGGCGAGCGTGGGTGCGAGACGCATCCGCGACGCGGATCCGGAGACCAAACGCATCGTCATCGAATACCTTGAAGCAACTTATCTTCCGCAAACAGCACCGCTGTCAGAACGCGTTGCGGAACATGCCCGCAAAATGTTGCCCATCGGCATCTGCAGTGTGCACGCGATCGCAGACCACCTCGGCATGCATCCGCGGACACTGCAGCGACGGCTTGCCGCCGAGGGCCTGCGCTGTCAAGACGTCATCGACCTGGAACGCCAAGCACAGGCGGTCCGCTATTTGAGCGTTGCAGGGCTGCATCTCAATCAGATCGCGGCTCTGCTCGGTTACTCCGAACAGAGTGCATTCAATCGGTCGTTCCGCCGTTGGTTCGGTACGACGCCGCGGGAATTCCGCGAACGTGCACATTTGTAG